A single genomic interval of Heliangelus exortis chromosome 11, bHelExo1.hap1, whole genome shotgun sequence harbors:
- the HAPLN3 gene encoding hyaluronan and proteoglycan link protein 3, with protein sequence MLLLPLLLEAILLRLATGSHHPFYNGFYYNHVMNDKGNGQEKDVYFNGARLVVETPKDPIYSSNGANVTLPCHYHYEPYQEAKRKIRIKWSKLRDDYTKEQDVLVAIGKTHMAFGDFQGRAHLHQASWREASLVISDVHLQDEGKYRCEVIDGLEDESDVVDLQLQGIVFPYQPPRGQYSLNYHEAERVCQEQGAILATFNQLFQAWSEGLDWCNAGWLADGTVQYPIRLPRKPCGGLHLAPGIRSYGPRHRHLHRFDAFCFSSALRGEVFYLDHPAGMTLEEAKQSCQDAGAEIARVGHLYSAWKFLGLDRCDAGWLADGSVRYPIAKPRPNCGPAEPGVRSFGFPSKGRFGVFCYKER encoded by the exons ATGCTGCTGCTCCCGCTGCTCCTGGAGGCCATCCTGCTGAGGCTGGCCACTGGCTCCCACCACCCCTTTTACAATGGCTTCTACTACAACCACGTCATGAATGACAAAGGCAACGGGCAAGAGAAAG atgtTTACTTCAATGGGGCCAGGCTGGTGGTGGAAACACCCAAAGACCCTATCTACAGCTCCAATGGAGCCAATGTCACCCTGCCCTGCCATTACCACTATGAGCCTTACCAGGAGGCCAAGCGCAAGATCCGTATCAAGTGGTCCAAGCTGCGAGACGACTACACCAAGGAGCAAGACGTACTGGTTGCCATTGGCAAGACCCACATGGCCTTTGGGGACTTCCAGGGCCGTGCTCACCTCCACCAGGCCAGCTGGCGTGAGGCCTCACTGGTCATCAGTGATGTGCACTTGCAGGATGAGGGCAAGTACCGCTGTGAAGTCATCGATGGGCTGGAGGATGAGAGCGACGTGGTGGACCTCCAACTGCAAG gcATCGTGTTCCCTTACCAGCCTCCCCGTGGGCAGTACAGCCTCAACTACCATGAAGCCGAGCGAGTGTGCCAGGAGCAAGGCGCCATCCTTGCCACCTTCAACCAGCTCTTCCAGGCCTGGAGCGAGGGGCTGGACTGGTGCAACGCGGGCTGGCTGGCAGACGGAACCGTGCAGTACCCCATCCGCCTGCCCCGCAAGCCCTGCGGTGGTCTGCACCTCGCCCCGGGCATCCGCAGCTACGGCCCCCGCCACCGGCACCTCCACCGCTTTGAtgccttctgcttctcctctgctcttagAG gAGAGGTTTTCTATCTGGACCACCCGGCTGGGATGACGCTGGAGGAGGCtaagcagagctgccaggacgCTGGGGCCGAGATTGCCCGGGTGGGACACCTCTACTCTGCCTGGAAGTTCCTGGGGCTGGATCGCTGCGATGCCGGCTGGCTGGCGGATGGCAGTGTGCGCTACCCCATCGCTAAGCCCCGCCCCAACTGCGGCCCCGCGGAGCCTGGTGTCCGCAGCTTCGGCTTCCCCAGCAAGGGCAGGTTTGGGGTCTTCTGCTACAAGGAGAGATAG